The following coding sequences lie in one candidate division KSB1 bacterium genomic window:
- the speB gene encoding agmatinase encodes MKLYTHKFLGEENEFGGWEEARYVILPVPYEGAVSYGRGAAGAPDAVLEASCYLEFYDEVLGFCPHRAGIAVAAPPAISDDHQEMHERIYHRTAEILRAKKIPVVLGGDHSISSGVFRAFKEHYGTLSCIQFDAHADLRPEYQGSRFSHASVMARIREMTPHTLQIGIRSLSEEEARLIDEQRLSVIFMHNLRRGKVDLDAALAELPDPVFITFDVDAFDWSVISSTGTPEPGGLVWDEAMAMLSRIFATKKVVGFDVVELAVETHDRNSPFAVAKLIYRVIGLSIAAAGR; translated from the coding sequence ATGAAGCTCTACACGCATAAATTTTTGGGCGAAGAGAACGAGTTCGGCGGCTGGGAGGAGGCGCGATATGTCATCTTACCGGTTCCGTATGAAGGAGCCGTCTCTTACGGCCGCGGCGCGGCCGGCGCTCCCGACGCCGTGCTCGAAGCCTCCTGCTACCTCGAGTTTTACGACGAGGTCCTCGGCTTTTGTCCGCATCGCGCGGGCATTGCTGTCGCCGCCCCGCCGGCGATAAGCGACGACCATCAGGAGATGCACGAAAGAATCTATCACCGTACCGCCGAAATTCTGCGAGCGAAAAAAATACCGGTGGTGCTCGGCGGCGACCATTCGATCAGCAGCGGCGTCTTTCGCGCCTTCAAGGAACACTATGGAACCCTCTCCTGTATTCAGTTCGACGCTCATGCCGATTTGCGTCCCGAATACCAGGGCAGTCGTTTCAGCCATGCCTCGGTTATGGCGCGCATCCGCGAAATGACTCCCCATACTCTGCAGATCGGCATCCGCAGCTTGTCGGAGGAAGAGGCACGGCTCATCGATGAACAACGCCTGTCGGTGATTTTCATGCACAACCTGCGCCGCGGCAAAGTTGACCTTGACGCGGCGTTGGCCGAATTACCTGATCCGGTCTTTATAACCTTCGACGTCGATGCCTTTGACTGGAGCGTTATTTCTTCGACGGGAACGCCGGAACCCGGCGGACTGGTTTGGGACGAAGCCATGGCCATGTTGAGCCGCATTTTTGCGACCAAAAAGGTCGTGGGATTCGATGTGGTTGAATTGGCCGTCGAAACGCACGATCGCAATTCTCCTTTTGCTGTCGCCAAGCTCATTTACAGAGTGATCGGCCTTTCGATCGCCGCCGCAGGTCGATAA
- a CDS encoding arginine decarboxylase, pyruvoyl-dependent, producing the protein MNRLVPKQMFFTKGVGYHKNELQSFELALRNAGTEICNLVSVSSIFPPSCKIISKEEGLKLLRPGQITFVVMARMTTNEPGRIISAAIGLAQPKNKEQYGYISEHHAFGQTQQKAADFAEDLAATMLASTLGIDLDPEKAWDERKKLYKVDHKNQFVSRSIAQTARGHKDGLYTTVVAMAVMILE; encoded by the coding sequence TTGAACAGACTAGTGCCTAAGCAGATGTTTTTCACCAAGGGGGTGGGTTACCACAAAAATGAACTGCAAAGCTTCGAATTAGCCCTCCGCAATGCGGGGACGGAAATCTGTAATCTCGTCAGCGTTTCGAGCATTTTCCCGCCGAGCTGCAAAATCATCTCCAAGGAAGAAGGTTTGAAGCTTCTGCGGCCGGGGCAGATCACTTTCGTCGTTATGGCGCGCATGACCACCAACGAGCCCGGACGCATCATCTCCGCCGCCATCGGGCTTGCCCAACCGAAGAACAAGGAACAGTACGGGTATATCAGCGAACATCACGCGTTCGGACAGACTCAGCAAAAGGCCGCTGATTTTGCCGAAGACCTCGCCGCCACCATGCTCGCCTCGACCCTCGGCATCGACCTCGATCCGGAAAAGGCGTGGGATGAACGCAAGAAGCTTTACAAAGTCGACCATAAAAATCAATTCGTCAGCCGCAGCATTGCCCAAACAGCGCGCGGCCATAAGGACGGCCTCTATACCACGGTTGTGGCTATGGCGGTTATGATTCTCGAATAA
- a CDS encoding S1 family peptidase, whose product MSDLQTVSDALAAVRNKMLRKANVIGIGVGFKETEGRVLSEPALKVLVVDKLPVSALAAQDVVPKTVAGVLTDVTPVGRIYAYDSPRDRFRPAPAGVSIGHYAVTAGTFGALVRDARTGELLILSNNHVLANCNNAQVGDTVLQPAAADGGKNPQDRIAVLDRFVKLQFKNAPAEKEAPTCPLARFAASFLNAFAALSHSQTRLVTTQSYAVNLVDAAAAKPINNSLISDEIRGIGRVNGTTSPALGMKVKKSGRTTGYTEGEITILDATIEVGYAGQAALFEHQILANSMSEPGDSGSLVVDLQNRAVGLLFAGSASVTVITPIETVLAALNLTF is encoded by the coding sequence ATGAGCGATCTTCAAACGGTTTCGGATGCTTTGGCTGCAGTAAGGAACAAGATGCTGCGCAAAGCCAACGTCATCGGCATCGGCGTAGGGTTCAAAGAAACGGAAGGCCGGGTTTTGAGCGAGCCTGCTCTCAAGGTGTTGGTGGTCGACAAGCTGCCGGTTTCGGCGCTTGCAGCTCAGGATGTAGTGCCAAAGACAGTAGCCGGCGTGTTGACCGATGTTACGCCGGTCGGCCGTATCTACGCCTACGATTCGCCTCGCGACCGTTTTCGGCCTGCTCCGGCCGGCGTCAGTATCGGCCATTATGCCGTGACCGCCGGCACGTTCGGCGCCCTGGTGCGCGACGCCCGCACCGGCGAGCTCCTCATTCTCTCCAACAATCATGTTCTCGCCAACTGCAATAACGCTCAAGTCGGAGACACTGTTCTACAACCCGCCGCCGCAGACGGCGGCAAGAATCCGCAGGATCGGATCGCCGTGCTCGATCGCTTTGTCAAACTGCAGTTCAAGAACGCTCCGGCAGAAAAAGAAGCTCCGACCTGCCCGTTGGCGCGCTTTGCCGCCTCGTTTCTCAATGCTTTTGCCGCTCTTTCCCATTCGCAGACTCGTCTGGTAACCACCCAATCCTATGCCGTCAACCTCGTCGATGCGGCGGCAGCAAAACCGATCAACAACAGTCTCATTTCCGATGAGATTCGCGGCATCGGGCGGGTAAACGGCACTACAAGTCCCGCCCTGGGCATGAAGGTGAAAAAGAGCGGCCGCACCACCGGTTATACCGAAGGCGAAATTACTATTCTCGATGCCACGATCGAGGTGGGCTATGCGGGACAAGCGGCATTGTTCGAGCATCAGATTCTGGCAAACTCCATGTCGGAACCTGGGGATTCAGGCAGCCTGGTGGTGGACTTGCAGAATCGCGCTGTGGGGCTGCTCTTTGCCGGTTCTGCATCGGTCACAGTCATCACCCCAATCGAGACCGTCTTGGCGGCGCTCAACCTGACCTTTTGA
- a CDS encoding deoxyhypusine synthase family protein encodes MKSLRSFFEGAPDIVPQPLRKSLSVSQLVDLLGATSFEARRVAAGARLFKRMIDGNDTIWLGIAGAGIAGGMGGMVISLIEAGFIDVICSTGAQVYHDLHFAYNLPVKAVSPLADDNLLRRHGDTRIYDIGIREKETLEAQDEIIRRFVRERYAELSGRELSSWEFNALLGRWVAETAPNPERSFVVAAAKYGVPIFWDSLSNHSIAMNLARTDREGFPVRLSGQADIFDSAAISFAMPQTGFVELGGGGPKNFIQQTGPTISQILQIEFEGAERGLQITTAVEREGSLSSCTFSEAVTWGKYKEADEEKLVQIWGEYSVIFPLLAAYVVDNCKPRPAKRIVDQLPDYREKLEAAR; translated from the coding sequence ATGAAATCTTTACGTTCCTTTTTTGAGGGGGCGCCGGACATTGTTCCGCAGCCTCTGCGCAAAAGTCTGTCCGTCTCCCAGCTCGTCGATCTGTTGGGTGCGACCTCTTTCGAGGCGCGGCGCGTCGCTGCAGGCGCTCGGTTATTCAAACGGATGATCGACGGTAACGACACGATTTGGCTCGGCATTGCCGGTGCGGGCATTGCCGGAGGCATGGGCGGCATGGTCATTTCGCTTATCGAAGCCGGGTTTATCGATGTCATTTGCTCTACCGGCGCGCAGGTGTATCACGACCTTCATTTTGCCTATAATCTGCCCGTCAAAGCCGTCAGTCCCCTTGCCGATGACAATTTGCTGCGCCGTCACGGCGATACGCGCATTTACGACATCGGCATCCGCGAAAAAGAGACGCTTGAAGCACAGGATGAGATCATTCGCCGTTTCGTTCGTGAACGTTATGCCGAACTCTCCGGTCGGGAATTGTCGAGCTGGGAGTTCAATGCGCTTCTCGGACGGTGGGTTGCCGAGACCGCGCCTAATCCCGAGCGCAGCTTTGTCGTTGCCGCGGCAAAGTACGGTGTGCCGATCTTTTGGGACTCGCTATCCAACCACTCGATTGCCATGAATCTAGCCCGAACCGATCGCGAAGGCTTTCCGGTGCGCCTGTCCGGCCAGGCCGACATTTTCGACTCGGCGGCTATCTCTTTTGCCATGCCGCAAACCGGTTTCGTCGAGCTGGGCGGCGGCGGCCCCAAGAACTTTATTCAACAGACCGGTCCCACCATCAGCCAGATTCTGCAGATCGAGTTCGAAGGCGCGGAAAGAGGCCTGCAGATCACCACGGCAGTCGAACGCGAAGGCAGTCTTTCCAGCTGTACTTTCAGCGAAGCGGTCACTTGGGGCAAGTACAAAGAGGCCGATGAAGAAAAGCTGGTGCAGATTTGGGGAGAGTACAGCGTCATTTTCCCTCTGCTTGCCGCCTATGTTGTGGACAACTGCAAGCCGCGACCGGCCAAGCGCATTGTCGATCAGCTGCCGGATTATCGTGAAAAACTGGAGGCGGCACGATGA
- a CDS encoding ECF transporter S component, which translates to MIKRNRYLARLVFLLAVTLILELIGLPQPFTGPLVNMMLILTALILGLSAGVGLGALTPIVALLRGQLPAMLAPMVPFIAVGNGLLVACFSLFGQKFRRAEGEGIAWGAAGLGLLLGAAAKAGFLYGSALKLLPLIVGRSLPAHLIGMMALPQFVTAVFGGLGALVLFRLIRLRYPLQF; encoded by the coding sequence ATGATCAAGCGCAATCGCTATTTGGCTCGTTTAGTGTTTCTGCTGGCTGTGACGCTGATTTTGGAGCTGATCGGTCTCCCGCAGCCTTTTACCGGCCCTTTGGTGAACATGATGCTGATCCTGACTGCGCTGATTCTCGGCCTGTCGGCCGGCGTCGGTTTGGGAGCTTTGACCCCGATCGTTGCATTGTTGCGCGGTCAACTGCCCGCGATGTTGGCGCCCATGGTGCCGTTCATTGCCGTGGGTAATGGGCTTTTAGTTGCCTGTTTTTCTCTCTTTGGGCAAAAATTTCGTCGTGCAGAGGGTGAAGGGATTGCTTGGGGCGCGGCTGGGCTAGGGCTTTTGCTCGGTGCTGCCGCAAAAGCGGGCTTTCTCTATGGATCGGCTCTCAAGCTTTTACCGCTGATTGTGGGAAGATCTTTGCCCGCGCACTTGATCGGTATGATGGCTTTGCCGCAATTCGTTACAGCGGTTTTCGGCGGCCTCGGGGCGCTTGTCCTTTTTCGTCTGATTCGGCTCCGTTACCCGCTGCAATTTTAA
- a CDS encoding ThuA domain-containing protein: protein MKRREFLRAAAGAAVAFGSVGLRAGEGALAGKKVLFVWGGWEGHEPQKCRDIFVPWMRSEGAEVFVSDTLDSYTDKALMSSLDLVVQIYTMGTITNEQEKGLLEAVKSGVGIAGWHGGLCDSFRNNTEYQFMTGGQWVAHPGGVIDYDVEIVDYQDPVTAGLNNFHMKSEQYYMHVDPNVKVLAITTFSGKYAPWIDGCVMPVVWKKYYGEGRVFYSSLGHVAADFDVPEALTIMKRGILWAAQSRGGAKEAWKQPVYRPKS, encoded by the coding sequence ATGAAACGGAGAGAGTTTCTGCGCGCAGCAGCAGGAGCTGCGGTAGCGTTCGGCAGCGTCGGCCTGCGCGCCGGTGAAGGAGCTTTGGCCGGCAAAAAAGTGCTGTTTGTTTGGGGCGGCTGGGAAGGTCACGAACCACAGAAATGCCGCGATATCTTTGTCCCCTGGATGCGCAGCGAGGGCGCCGAGGTATTCGTTTCAGATACGCTCGACAGTTATACGGATAAAGCGCTCATGTCCTCCCTCGATCTCGTCGTACAGATCTATACCATGGGAACCATCACCAATGAGCAGGAAAAGGGGCTGCTGGAAGCGGTAAAAAGCGGCGTCGGTATCGCCGGTTGGCACGGGGGGTTGTGCGACTCGTTCCGTAACAATACCGAATATCAATTTATGACCGGCGGTCAATGGGTGGCGCATCCCGGCGGGGTTATCGATTACGACGTTGAAATCGTTGACTATCAAGATCCGGTAACCGCCGGATTAAATAATTTCCATATGAAGAGTGAACAGTATTATATGCACGTCGATCCCAACGTCAAGGTGCTGGCGATCACCACGTTTTCCGGCAAGTACGCGCCGTGGATTGACGGCTGCGTCATGCCGGTGGTTTGGAAAAAGTACTACGGCGAGGGTCGGGTCTTTTACAGTTCGCTCGGTCATGTGGCGGCCGATTTCGATGTACCTGAAGCTCTGACAATAATGAAGCGCGGCATCCTATGGGCGGCACAGAGTCGCGGCGGCGCCAAAGAAGCGTGGAAGCAGCCTGTCTATCGTCCCAAATCCTGA
- a CDS encoding RluA family pseudouridine synthase, with product MSEQQEQVIELRVPDDKRKERLDKFLAQQLSSVTRAQLKRLIDEKRVTVDGEPRKAGYGLKAGQVIVVRFPAPQPADLEAEEIPLDIIYEDEYLIIIDKPAGLVVHPAYGNMRGTLVNALLSHCRFLSQVGGKSRPGLVHRLDKDTSGVMVVAKDDVTHVRLAKQLAAHKIEREYHAVVWGHLKEKRGRIEAPLARHPKERTRMHIDPNGKPAITHYQVLEELPFTSRVRLLLETGRTHQIRVHLASIGHPVFGDPLYGGRGRQLAGLTGPQAKLAVKLFKQFTRQMLHARTLAFVHPHFQELYVFESPLPQDMRELLHILKSSHV from the coding sequence GTGAGTGAACAGCAGGAACAAGTCATTGAACTCCGAGTTCCCGACGATAAAAGGAAAGAGCGTTTGGACAAATTTTTGGCTCAGCAGCTGTCGTCGGTTACGCGGGCGCAGCTCAAGCGGCTGATTGACGAAAAACGGGTGACCGTCGACGGTGAACCGCGCAAAGCCGGCTATGGGCTAAAGGCCGGGCAGGTCATTGTCGTTCGTTTTCCGGCGCCGCAACCGGCCGATCTCGAAGCCGAAGAGATTCCTCTCGACATCATCTACGAAGACGAGTATCTCATCATCATCGACAAACCCGCCGGATTGGTTGTCCACCCGGCTTACGGCAACATGCGGGGTACGCTCGTCAACGCCCTTTTGTCGCACTGCCGATTTCTCTCGCAGGTCGGCGGAAAAAGCCGGCCGGGTTTGGTTCATCGCCTGGACAAGGATACCTCCGGTGTGATGGTCGTGGCCAAAGACGATGTTACCCACGTTCGTCTGGCAAAACAATTGGCGGCGCACAAGATCGAGCGCGAATACCATGCAGTTGTCTGGGGGCATTTGAAAGAAAAGCGCGGCCGCATTGAAGCACCCTTGGCGCGCCACCCCAAAGAGCGGACGCGCATGCACATCGACCCTAACGGAAAACCGGCGATAACTCACTACCAGGTCTTGGAAGAACTGCCTTTTACCAGCCGCGTCAGGCTGCTTTTGGAGACCGGACGCACTCATCAGATTCGCGTGCATTTGGCTTCTATCGGCCACCCTGTCTTTGGCGACCCCCTGTACGGCGGCCGCGGCAGACAACTTGCCGGTTTAACGGGACCCCAAGCTAAACTTGCGGTAAAGCTTTTTAAACAATTCACCCGCCAAATGCTCCACGCTCGTACCCTCGCCTTCGTTCATCCCCACTTCCAGGAACTTTACGTTTTCGAGTCTCCTTTGCCGCAGGACATGCGGGAATTGCTCCACATTCTAAAGAGCAGTCATGTGTAA
- a CDS encoding cation transporter, translating into MKKLLNIFLSTIFILGALSFAAEKKVEIAIDGMTCNNCVEKVKTALQKVEGVKNAEVSLEKRNAIVTYDDSKTDEKTLKQAVNAAGFKAKEAKAPEAKGCCPKTSGCCAGAKK; encoded by the coding sequence ATGAAGAAATTACTAAATATTTTTCTCTCGACGATATTTATACTCGGTGCCTTATCTTTTGCGGCCGAGAAAAAAGTCGAAATTGCTATTGACGGCATGACCTGCAACAACTGCGTTGAAAAAGTCAAGACTGCTCTGCAAAAGGTCGAAGGCGTCAAGAACGCCGAGGTTTCGCTGGAAAAGCGCAACGCGATTGTCACCTATGACGACAGCAAAACCGACGAAAAGACGCTCAAGCAGGCGGTAAACGCGGCCGGGTTTAAGGCAAAGGAGGCGAAAGCACCCGAAGCCAAAGGATGTTGCCCGAAAACCTCAGGATGCTGTGCAGGAGCAAAAAAATAA
- a CDS encoding BamA/TamA family outer membrane protein, translated as MRTLETHRLLLVIWMLVGVILLLLLFTQKGYARELPCWEELTTKEKSIVQHAEKTYLRGREGGVQRYCGDLQILAGEGIDGSLEVIKGRLELAGRVEGNVLVVFGDMHLLPGALVEGDVIAVNGKVIRDPEAAVEGDVVITTMPYSADKESEKEEKAWQRTKDIDEEEDFFWADYNRVDGLTLGIRMPQSEWWARRNHHFAIIGKVGYSFAAKFWQHQIGLERWSGDEFRFAMGAEYHHLTDTEDRHLLCDWENAAAAFFIKEDFRDYYRREGFSAWVSQNFSSAMRLKAFYRRDDLTNIDKNTDWALFGKRKVFRDNPAALPLGYLAANGVDEPLAVRTVGAELTLDTRNSRKSPTRGFYLQAFGERSGKDLGSPLEFERFILDLRQYLPLNWDEHILLHVRTGSASGYLPPVYWYDLGGISTLRGYRFKEFTGDRMVSGTVEYHLRTGGRFFLGLDLILFADAGKAWFADPEAPHVQQEWPGVSEQKMLPWEGFDVLCWAQLKSDVGIGLADPDGDFRIDFARRLDRQRADFIVTFRLCRTF; from the coding sequence ATGAGAACGTTGGAGACTCATCGACTGCTGCTCGTTATATGGATGCTCGTCGGCGTCATCCTTTTATTGCTGCTTTTTACACAGAAAGGGTATGCGCGTGAGTTACCTTGTTGGGAAGAGCTGACTACAAAGGAAAAATCAATCGTTCAGCATGCAGAAAAGACCTATCTGCGCGGCCGTGAAGGCGGAGTGCAACGATACTGCGGGGACTTGCAAATTCTTGCCGGTGAAGGGATTGACGGCAGCCTTGAGGTCATTAAGGGCAGACTCGAGCTGGCCGGACGCGTCGAGGGGAACGTGTTGGTCGTCTTTGGCGACATGCATCTGCTCCCAGGCGCCCTCGTTGAGGGCGACGTCATTGCCGTCAACGGCAAGGTCATTCGCGACCCGGAAGCCGCCGTCGAGGGAGATGTAGTCATAACAACGATGCCTTACTCTGCAGATAAAGAGTCCGAGAAAGAGGAAAAAGCTTGGCAAAGAACGAAAGATATTGACGAGGAAGAGGATTTCTTTTGGGCCGATTATAATCGCGTCGACGGCTTGACATTAGGAATCCGCATGCCGCAATCGGAATGGTGGGCGCGTCGGAATCACCATTTTGCCATAATCGGCAAAGTCGGCTATTCTTTTGCCGCCAAGTTTTGGCAGCACCAGATCGGCCTGGAACGCTGGAGCGGCGACGAATTCCGCTTTGCAATGGGCGCCGAATACCATCACTTGACGGATACCGAAGACAGGCATCTCTTGTGCGATTGGGAGAACGCCGCCGCCGCGTTTTTCATCAAGGAAGATTTTCGCGATTACTACCGACGCGAAGGGTTCAGCGCCTGGGTTAGTCAAAATTTTTCATCGGCGATGAGGCTCAAAGCGTTCTACCGCCGCGACGACTTGACGAACATTGACAAAAATACCGATTGGGCTTTGTTCGGCAAACGCAAGGTGTTTCGCGATAATCCTGCGGCGCTTCCTCTCGGGTATCTTGCCGCCAACGGCGTCGATGAGCCGTTGGCGGTCAGAACCGTAGGCGCCGAACTGACGCTCGATACGCGCAACAGCCGCAAATCACCGACGCGCGGTTTTTACCTTCAGGCTTTCGGCGAACGGTCGGGCAAGGATCTCGGCAGTCCGCTCGAATTCGAGCGCTTTATCCTCGATCTTAGACAATATTTGCCGCTGAACTGGGATGAACACATTCTCCTGCACGTTCGAACAGGCTCTGCCTCCGGCTATTTGCCGCCGGTTTACTGGTACGACCTCGGCGGCATCTCGACTTTGCGCGGTTATCGCTTCAAAGAGTTTACAGGCGACCGAATGGTGTCGGGAACGGTGGAATACCACCTCCGCACCGGCGGCCGTTTTTTTCTTGGGCTTGATCTGATTCTCTTTGCCGATGCAGGCAAGGCCTGGTTCGCCGACCCTGAAGCACCGCATGTTCAGCAGGAATGGCCGGGTGTGTCGGAGCAAAAAATGCTGCCGTGGGAGGGGTTTGATGTGCTTTGTTGGGCGCAACTGAAAAGCGACGTCGGCATTGGACTGGCTGACCCCGACGGCGATTTTCGTATCGACTTTGCCCGTCGTCTGGATCGACAGCGGGCAGATTTCATTGTAACCTTTCGCTTGTGTCGAACGTTTTAG
- a CDS encoding ATP-binding protein, producing the protein MPLLDILTLIGFGFGTALAVMLFSLSLQRRPKRPVDAAFAILFLSIIFWFAGNFFAILISLLFGRVVAVEIRALSVIAYLGLSLTPSALVHIQLIHLLTLEQESTRLRRRHITLMAFLYLPAFAFIALYGDYVIRHVEPYPGRSTWISTPFLIWLLFCLLVSIIASERLTRILREESDRRFYRSISNVLLFIGIGVTLIYLFSFRRLPFIGPYLDLLMLLSPAFPLAVLLYYVYRYNFYRLVIKPSFVHSIAYGLLMAAYLLGIRRIGEYLRQFPEVNAEIIEGLLLVALVFAFQPFRAAFQSRLDKLFFRDRYYYQLFLRELSDSISSLVDLEELTQKLKSSLQSALKVRRCAVLIFRPDSPEPEPVKGGDKSPLIDDKMLVEALLATRGFSLRRQMRDPRVQAALRGSDVALAVPIFFRNELRGVICLGAKENGNDFSEEELDVLQTFANQIGLAVENARLVQERLELIDRIHQAEKLSSLGQLAATLSHELKNPLSSIKAIIQVMHESAGEAEKADLALVLEEIERLQRILQRLLTFARPPAAEVETVRPDQVVRDVLTLLGHQARRSGIELIDSLRPMPPVTLNVHALREIVFNLVLNAMQAVQAEGRVEVTLSAHTKRRGGRKHSTLVLTVADDGPGVPDSVRKRIFEPFFTTKTVGAGLGLAIVKRTLEEMGGQILVDNRPGGGALFTIILPINAA; encoded by the coding sequence ATGCCCCTGCTCGACATCCTGACACTCATCGGTTTCGGTTTCGGTACGGCGCTGGCCGTAATGCTTTTTTCCCTTTCCCTGCAGCGACGTCCGAAACGTCCGGTGGACGCAGCCTTTGCCATCCTCTTTCTCTCGATCATTTTTTGGTTTGCCGGCAATTTCTTTGCAATTCTCATATCCCTTTTGTTCGGCCGCGTTGTTGCCGTCGAGATCCGCGCCCTCTCGGTCATCGCCTATTTGGGGCTCAGTCTCACGCCTTCGGCTTTGGTGCATATCCAGCTGATCCATCTGCTCACTTTGGAACAGGAAAGCACACGCCTGCGCAGGCGGCATATCACGCTCATGGCGTTCCTCTATCTGCCGGCCTTCGCCTTTATTGCTCTCTACGGTGATTACGTCATCCGCCATGTGGAACCCTATCCCGGACGGAGTACGTGGATCAGTACACCCTTTCTCATCTGGCTGCTGTTTTGCCTTTTGGTCTCCATTATCGCCTCGGAACGTCTTACGCGCATCCTGCGCGAGGAATCCGACAGACGCTTTTACCGCAGCATCAGCAACGTGCTTTTGTTCATCGGAATCGGCGTGACGCTGATCTATCTTTTCTCTTTTCGCCGGCTACCCTTCATCGGTCCCTACCTTGACCTCCTGATGCTGCTCTCGCCGGCATTTCCCTTGGCGGTGCTGCTGTACTACGTGTATCGTTATAATTTCTACCGGCTGGTCATCAAACCAAGTTTTGTTCATTCCATCGCTTACGGGCTCCTGATGGCCGCCTATCTGCTCGGCATCCGCCGCATCGGCGAATACCTTCGCCAGTTTCCCGAAGTCAATGCCGAGATCATCGAGGGTTTGTTGCTGGTTGCTCTGGTCTTTGCCTTTCAGCCCTTCCGCGCCGCCTTTCAAAGCCGCCTTGACAAGTTGTTTTTCCGTGACCGCTACTACTATCAGCTTTTTCTGCGCGAACTTTCCGACAGCATCAGCAGCCTGGTGGACCTCGAAGAACTGACGCAAAAACTGAAAAGCTCGCTGCAGTCGGCGCTCAAGGTGCGCCGGTGCGCCGTTCTCATTTTTCGTCCCGACTCGCCGGAGCCTGAACCGGTAAAGGGCGGCGACAAAAGTCCGCTCATCGATGATAAAATGTTGGTAGAGGCACTGCTTGCGACGCGCGGTTTTAGTCTGCGCAGACAGATGCGCGACCCGCGCGTGCAGGCGGCTCTGCGCGGCAGCGATGTTGCGTTGGCGGTGCCGATCTTTTTCCGCAACGAGCTCCGCGGCGTGATTTGCCTGGGCGCCAAAGAGAACGGCAACGATTTCTCTGAGGAAGAACTGGACGTTCTGCAGACGTTTGCCAATCAAATCGGCTTGGCCGTCGAAAATGCGCGGCTGGTGCAGGAACGGCTCGAGCTGATCGACCGCATTCACCAGGCGGAAAAGCTGAGCTCCCTCGGCCAACTGGCAGCCACCTTGTCGCACGAACTCAAGAACCCTCTCTCGTCCATAAAGGCGATCATTCAAGTTATGCACGAATCGGCGGGAGAGGCGGAAAAAGCCGATTTGGCTCTGGTTTTGGAAGAGATAGAGCGTCTGCAGCGCATTCTGCAGCGGCTATTGACCTTCGCCAGACCGCCTGCCGCGGAAGTCGAAACCGTACGACCGGATCAAGTCGTCAGAGACGTTCTGACGCTTTTGGGTCATCAGGCAAGGCGCAGCGGCATCGAACTGATCGATTCGCTCCGTCCCATGCCGCCGGTGACGCTGAACGTCCATGCCCTGCGAGAGATTGTCTTTAATTTGGTGCTGAATGCAATGCAGGCGGTGCAGGCGGAAGGCCGCGTCGAGGTTACGCTTTCTGCTCACACGAAACGACGAGGCGGTCGCAAGCATTCGACGCTTGTTCTGACCGTGGCGGACGACGGCCCCGGGGTGCCGGATTCGGTGCGAAAACGCATCTTTGAGCCCTTTTTCACCACCAAAACCGTCGGCGCCGGCTTGGGTTTGGCCATAGTTAAACGGACTTTGGAGGAAATGGGCGGACAAATTCTTGTAGATAATCGCCCTGGCGGCGGAGCGTTGTTTACGATCATTTTGCCGATCAATGCAGCATGA